A window of the Oceanithermus desulfurans genome harbors these coding sequences:
- a CDS encoding S9 family peptidase, producing the protein MADPDRLLDALLDLPQLFGARLEPSSGALAWTWLGRDPVPHVWARTPDGEVRRLSEGDEKSYFAGFLPGGRGVLYETDPGDERTALWARPWEGPARRLTEAHPPYYLRGGELHPQRPWLVFGANYDFERGEPLEPTWIWRRDLETGELRALARPERPGTWAPQLDPDGRWVLYDRATRHPGGQELWVVDVEGREDRRLLSAGEERKVHGLWAGPRVNYVAEGEGAQVWGWRDLEGRGRVLLEDAHLERPLRLPGAPFLAALAVREARSYTLLADPQGGAVREVRPPRGNLILLGQGAGGWVGAYASSTRPADLVRLDPDRPDPEAFESLTGLEALLPPGLLAGLVPAEDFEWTSSDGLRLHGVVYRTPHRPRGTIVLVHGGPTAHYGERVNPEVQHYLARGFHVFLPNYRGSTGYGLAFREKIKETGWGGLEQDDIRTGIEALMAAGLAEPGRVGVTGTSYGGYSSWWQITHAPPELVAAAAPICGMTDLIVDYYSTRPDLRPYSEEMLGGSPEEVPERYRERSPVHYVERIRGKLLIVQGALDPNVTPENLSAVRRALDAAGVPYQVLVFEDEGHGIEKKANRRLLYRRLADFFEAAFA; encoded by the coding sequence ATGGCGGATCCCGATCGCTTGCTCGACGCGCTGCTCGACCTGCCGCAGCTGTTCGGCGCCCGGCTCGAGCCCTCCTCGGGGGCCCTCGCCTGGACCTGGCTGGGGCGCGACCCGGTCCCCCACGTCTGGGCGCGCACCCCGGACGGCGAGGTGCGGCGCCTGAGCGAGGGCGACGAGAAGAGCTACTTCGCGGGCTTCTTGCCGGGAGGGCGCGGCGTGCTCTACGAGACCGACCCCGGCGACGAGCGCACCGCCCTCTGGGCGCGCCCCTGGGAGGGGCCGGCGCGCCGGCTGACCGAGGCGCACCCGCCCTACTACCTGCGCGGCGGCGAGCTGCACCCCCAGCGCCCCTGGCTCGTCTTCGGCGCCAACTACGACTTCGAACGGGGCGAGCCGCTCGAGCCCACCTGGATCTGGCGGCGCGACCTGGAGACCGGCGAGCTGCGGGCGCTGGCGCGGCCCGAGCGACCGGGCACCTGGGCGCCCCAGCTCGACCCCGACGGTCGCTGGGTGCTCTACGACCGCGCCACCCGTCACCCCGGGGGACAGGAACTCTGGGTCGTGGACGTGGAGGGACGGGAGGACCGCCGGCTTTTGAGCGCCGGCGAGGAGCGCAAGGTCCACGGCCTCTGGGCGGGGCCGCGGGTGAACTATGTGGCCGAGGGGGAGGGAGCGCAGGTCTGGGGCTGGCGCGACCTGGAGGGCCGCGGGCGCGTCCTCCTCGAAGACGCCCACCTGGAGCGCCCCCTGCGCCTGCCCGGCGCGCCCTTCCTGGCCGCTTTGGCCGTGCGCGAGGCCCGCAGCTACACCCTGCTGGCGGACCCCCAAGGCGGCGCGGTGCGCGAGGTGCGGCCGCCGCGCGGCAACCTGATCCTGCTGGGGCAGGGCGCCGGCGGCTGGGTGGGGGCCTACGCCTCCAGCACCCGTCCCGCCGACCTGGTGCGGCTGGACCCCGACCGCCCCGACCCCGAGGCCTTCGAGAGCCTCACCGGGCTGGAGGCGCTGCTGCCGCCCGGGCTGCTCGCGGGGCTGGTGCCCGCCGAGGACTTCGAATGGACCTCCAGTGACGGGCTGCGCCTCCACGGCGTCGTCTACCGCACCCCGCACCGCCCCAGAGGCACGATCGTGCTCGTCCACGGCGGCCCCACCGCCCACTACGGCGAGCGCGTCAACCCCGAGGTGCAGCACTACCTGGCGCGGGGGTTCCACGTCTTCCTGCCCAACTACCGCGGCTCGACCGGTTACGGGCTGGCGTTCCGGGAGAAGATCAAGGAGACCGGCTGGGGCGGGCTCGAGCAGGACGACATTCGCACCGGCATCGAAGCCCTGATGGCCGCGGGGCTGGCCGAGCCGGGCCGGGTGGGCGTGACCGGCACCTCCTACGGCGGCTACTCGAGCTGGTGGCAGATCACCCACGCCCCGCCCGAGCTGGTGGCCGCGGCCGCCCCCATCTGCGGCATGACCGACCTGATCGTCGACTACTACAGCACCCGCCCCGACCTGCGCCCCTACTCGGAGGAGATGCTGGGCGGCAGCCCCGAGGAGGTGCCCGAGCGCTACCGCGAGCGCTCGCCGGTGCACTACGTGGAGCGCATCCGCGGGAAGCTCCTCATCGTCCAGGGCGCGCTCGACCCCAACGTCACCCCTGAGAACCTGTCCGCGGTACGCCGCGCCCTCGACGCCGCGGGCGTGCCCTACCAGGTGCTGGTCTTCGAGGACGAGGGGCACGGGATCGAGAAGAAGGCCAACCGGCGGTTGCTCTACCGCCGCCTGGCCGACTTCTTCGAGGCGGCCTTCGCCTAG
- a CDS encoding aldehyde ferredoxin oxidoreductase family protein: MLKGYAHRLAKIDLSTGTVEYEAPKEEDLKKYIGGRGLGVKYVFENGPGVDPLSPENLLAVMTGPLTGTQAKMSGRLAVVTKSPLTGTVTDSHMGGWTAAKMKWAGFDGLLIKGAAEKPVYLLLQDGQVEIKDASDLWGKTTHETHEILRKRHGEDADVMAIGPAGENLVKFAAWLNNDERASGRGGTGAVAGSKKLKAIVMVPGDKGVYQPADKAAWHEADERALATIMDENNVTAPRKGGLSVYGTNVLMNITNSIGALPTFNAQHTSWEPAGEVSGEAIREHILVKDNTCHACPVACKKMVEIHLNGKPIRFESVEYESAWALGPDSGAADRTWVSYAIYLCNAFGMDTIEAGNVIASLMEATEKGYVAEQEGLKFGDVQGECQFLEMIAHRQGLGDKAAEGTARFMKAIGHPELAMEVKGQAIPAYDPRGLKGMGIAYATSNRGACHLRAYTPASELLGVPFKTDPIEWRGKAELTKTFQDLSAFTDSMDLCKFSQFAEGPEEYADQYTAYTGMKVTPDDIMKIGERIYNLERYFNNQAGWAEGSDYLPERFLKEPSDSGGSKGQVTELDEMLAEYYQLRGWKNGVVPEEKLKELGIL; encoded by the coding sequence ATGCTCAAAGGGTATGCGCATCGCTTGGCCAAGATCGACCTGAGCACCGGCACGGTCGAGTACGAGGCCCCCAAGGAAGAGGACCTGAAAAAGTACATCGGCGGCCGCGGGCTCGGCGTCAAGTACGTCTTTGAAAACGGCCCCGGGGTGGACCCGCTCAGCCCCGAGAACCTGCTCGCGGTCATGACCGGTCCGCTCACCGGCACCCAGGCCAAGATGAGCGGCCGCCTGGCGGTGGTAACCAAGAGCCCGCTCACGGGCACGGTGACCGACAGCCACATGGGCGGCTGGACCGCGGCGAAGATGAAGTGGGCCGGCTTCGACGGCCTGCTCATCAAGGGCGCGGCCGAAAAGCCGGTCTACCTGCTGCTGCAGGACGGCCAGGTCGAGATCAAGGACGCCTCCGACCTCTGGGGCAAGACCACCCACGAGACCCACGAGATCCTGCGCAAGCGCCACGGTGAGGACGCCGACGTAATGGCCATCGGCCCTGCCGGTGAGAACCTGGTCAAGTTCGCCGCCTGGCTCAACAACGACGAACGCGCCTCGGGCCGCGGCGGCACCGGCGCGGTGGCCGGCTCCAAGAAGCTGAAGGCGATCGTGATGGTCCCGGGCGACAAGGGCGTCTACCAGCCCGCCGACAAGGCCGCCTGGCACGAGGCCGATGAGCGGGCGCTGGCGACGATCATGGACGAGAACAACGTCACCGCGCCGCGCAAGGGGGGCCTGAGCGTTTACGGCACCAACGTGCTGATGAACATCACCAACTCCATCGGCGCGCTGCCCACCTTCAACGCCCAGCACACCAGCTGGGAGCCCGCGGGCGAGGTCTCGGGCGAGGCCATCCGCGAGCACATTCTGGTCAAGGACAACACCTGCCACGCCTGCCCGGTGGCCTGCAAGAAGATGGTCGAGATCCACCTCAACGGCAAGCCGATCCGCTTCGAGTCGGTCGAGTACGAGTCGGCTTGGGCGCTCGGTCCCGACTCGGGCGCGGCCGATCGCACCTGGGTCAGCTACGCCATCTACCTCTGCAACGCCTTCGGGATGGACACCATCGAGGCGGGCAACGTGATCGCTTCGCTGATGGAAGCCACCGAGAAGGGCTACGTCGCCGAGCAGGAAGGCCTCAAGTTCGGCGACGTGCAGGGCGAGTGCCAGTTCCTGGAGATGATCGCCCACCGCCAGGGCCTGGGCGACAAGGCCGCCGAGGGCACGGCCAGGTTCATGAAGGCGATCGGCCACCCCGAGCTGGCCATGGAGGTCAAGGGGCAGGCCATCCCCGCATACGACCCGCGCGGCCTCAAGGGCATGGGCATCGCCTACGCCACCTCCAACCGCGGCGCCTGCCACCTGCGCGCCTACACCCCGGCCTCCGAGCTGCTGGGTGTTCCCTTCAAGACCGACCCCATCGAGTGGCGCGGCAAGGCCGAGCTGACCAAGACCTTCCAGGACCTCTCGGCCTTCACCGACTCGATGGACCTCTGCAAGTTCAGCCAGTTCGCCGAGGGTCCCGAGGAGTACGCCGACCAGTACACCGCCTACACCGGGATGAAGGTCACCCCCGACGACATCATGAAGATCGGCGAGCGCATCTACAACCTGGAGCGCTACTTCAACAACCAGGCGGGCTGGGCCGAGGGTTCGGACTACCTGCCCGAGCGCTTCCTCAAGGAACCTTCCGACTCGGGCGGCTCCAAGGGCCAGGTCACCGAGCTGGACGAGATGCTCGCCGAGTACTACCAGCTGCGCGGCTGGAAGAACGGCGTGGTGCCCGAGGAGAAGCTGAAGGAGCTGGGCATCCTCTAG
- a CDS encoding type I phosphomannose isomerase catalytic subunit — MSAKVPEVIELEPQFKPRVWGGRRLAERFGLATDEPIGEAWMVFDENRVASGPYAGRVLAEVLPELGEAFLGRAVVERYGPRLPLMVKFLDTADWLSVQVHPDDAYARAHEAQTGWLGKAEAWVVLEAEPGAQVIYGVKRPVTREELRAAAQDGTILKLLNFVPVQQGDVIYVPPGTIHALGPGLLVYEVSQRSDLTYRLYDYGRGRELHLDRALDVARLEPPTAEMCRMQAGPLLETPWFKLYAAGRHLQAPERSLLAVVPPSIPCRGLVLGAGQQHHVDAPVQLVAHI, encoded by the coding sequence GTGAGCGCGAAGGTTCCCGAAGTTATCGAGCTCGAGCCCCAGTTCAAGCCCCGCGTCTGGGGTGGGCGACGCTTGGCCGAGCGCTTCGGGCTCGCAACCGACGAGCCCATCGGCGAGGCCTGGATGGTCTTCGACGAGAACCGGGTGGCCTCCGGCCCCTACGCGGGCCGGGTGCTGGCCGAGGTGCTCCCCGAGCTGGGCGAGGCCTTCCTGGGCCGGGCGGTGGTGGAGCGTTACGGCCCCCGGCTGCCGCTCATGGTCAAGTTCCTGGATACCGCCGACTGGCTCAGCGTGCAGGTGCACCCCGACGACGCCTACGCCCGCGCTCACGAGGCGCAGACCGGCTGGCTGGGCAAGGCCGAGGCCTGGGTGGTGCTCGAGGCCGAGCCCGGCGCCCAGGTGATCTACGGGGTGAAGCGGCCGGTGACGCGCGAGGAGCTGCGCGCGGCGGCGCAGGACGGCACGATCCTCAAGCTGCTCAACTTCGTGCCCGTCCAGCAGGGCGACGTGATCTACGTGCCCCCGGGCACGATCCACGCCCTGGGTCCGGGCCTCCTGGTCTACGAGGTCTCCCAGCGCTCCGACCTGACCTACCGGCTCTACGACTACGGCCGGGGGCGGGAGCTGCACCTGGACCGGGCGCTGGACGTGGCGCGGCTCGAGCCACCTACGGCCGAGATGTGCCGGATGCAGGCGGGGCCCCTTCTGGAAACACCTTGGTTCAAGCTCTATGCCGCAGGCCGACACCTTCAGGCCCCGGAGCGCTCATTGCTGGCCGTGGTGCCCCCTTCCATACCGTGCCGTGGGTTGGTGCTGGGTGCTGGACAGCAGCATCACGTCGATGCCCCGGTTCAGCTCGTGGCCCACATATAA
- a CDS encoding nucleotide sugar dehydrogenase — MKGVLEKLRDRSARVGVVGLGYVGLPFALEAAQVGYHVTGIERNPERVAKINQGKNYIDDIREEDLVREVEAGRLRAQVSFDGVEKLDVLIIAVPTPLDKNLVPDLQYVRHVTEELARHLRPGQLVSLESTTYPGTTEEVMRPILERSGLKADRDFFLAHSPERVDPGNKRWQTKNTAKVVGGVGPSSLEVALTFYGSVLESVVPISSAKAAEMVKVFENTFRAVNIALVNELALLCDRMGLNVWEVLDAAFTKPFGIMPFYPGPGVGGHCIPLDPHYLEWKAREYNFRTRFIALAGEVNRAMPEFVRTKALRILNEQGLAPSRSHILVLGLAYKKDISDWRESPAIEVIKLLQHDGAEVSYHDPYIPVFKHEGLDLESIELGDEALRAADLVIITTDHSSLDYARVVREAKHVLDTKNATKAVPNREGKVTLL; from the coding sequence TTGAAAGGTGTTCTTGAAAAGCTCCGAGACCGTTCTGCCCGCGTAGGCGTCGTCGGGCTTGGCTACGTTGGGCTCCCTTTCGCTCTGGAGGCGGCCCAGGTCGGCTACCACGTTACGGGCATCGAGCGCAATCCGGAGCGGGTGGCCAAGATCAACCAGGGTAAGAATTACATCGACGACATCCGTGAAGAGGATCTCGTCCGCGAGGTGGAGGCGGGGCGGTTGCGCGCCCAGGTGAGCTTCGACGGTGTCGAGAAGCTGGACGTCTTGATCATTGCTGTGCCCACGCCGCTCGACAAGAACCTGGTGCCCGACCTCCAGTACGTACGTCACGTTACCGAGGAGCTGGCCCGGCACCTGCGCCCCGGGCAGCTGGTTAGCCTCGAGTCCACCACCTACCCGGGCACCACCGAAGAGGTCATGCGCCCCATCCTGGAGCGCTCGGGCCTCAAGGCCGACCGAGACTTCTTTCTAGCCCACTCCCCCGAGCGGGTGGACCCCGGCAACAAGCGTTGGCAGACCAAGAACACCGCCAAGGTCGTGGGTGGGGTGGGGCCTAGCTCGCTCGAGGTTGCGCTTACCTTCTACGGCAGCGTTCTGGAGAGTGTCGTCCCCATTTCCTCGGCCAAAGCGGCCGAGATGGTCAAGGTCTTCGAGAACACCTTCCGCGCCGTCAACATCGCCCTCGTCAACGAGCTGGCGCTGCTATGCGACCGTATGGGGCTGAACGTGTGGGAGGTGCTCGACGCCGCTTTCACCAAGCCCTTTGGCATCATGCCCTTTTACCCGGGCCCGGGCGTGGGGGGGCATTGCATCCCCCTCGATCCCCACTACCTGGAGTGGAAGGCGCGCGAGTACAACTTCCGCACCCGCTTCATCGCGCTGGCCGGCGAGGTAAACCGGGCCATGCCCGAGTTCGTGCGCACTAAGGCCTTGCGCATCCTCAACGAGCAGGGGCTTGCCCCCTCGCGCTCGCACATCCTGGTGCTGGGGCTCGCCTACAAGAAGGACATCAGCGACTGGCGCGAGTCGCCGGCCATCGAGGTCATCAAGTTGCTGCAGCACGACGGCGCCGAGGTAAGCTATCACGACCCCTACATTCCCGTTTTCAAGCACGAGGGGCTCGATCTGGAGAGCATCGAACTCGGCGACGAGGCCCTGCGTGCGGCCGACCTGGTCATTATCACCACCGACCATTCGAGCCTCGACTACGCCCGCGTGGTGCGCGAGGCCAAGCACGTGCTCGACACCAAGAACGCCACCAAGGCCGTTCCCAACCGTGAAGGGAAGGTGACGCTGCTGTGA